One stretch of Microvirga lotononidis DNA includes these proteins:
- a CDS encoding RrF2 family transcriptional regulator, producing the protein MNFLSRRSLLAIAAVTDIALHARPMPVSAKALAARHNLPPRYLEPVLQALVRQGVLKGVRGPRGGYELARERRRVTAGDIVRIAMSALEEDGSSPLPESRLAEAVVSPLVQHGTEAFLAELDKVTVEDLCQKAQAEGVVETASPIDFTI; encoded by the coding sequence ATGAATTTTCTCTCGCGTCGCTCGCTTCTCGCCATCGCGGCCGTCACCGACATCGCGCTCCATGCCCGGCCCATGCCGGTCTCGGCCAAGGCGCTTGCCGCCCGTCACAACCTGCCCCCACGCTATCTGGAGCCGGTGCTCCAGGCGCTTGTCCGCCAGGGCGTCCTGAAAGGCGTGCGCGGTCCCCGTGGCGGCTATGAACTGGCCCGAGAGCGACGGCGGGTCACGGCCGGCGATATCGTGCGCATCGCCATGTCGGCCCTGGAGGAGGACGGCTCCTCGCCGCTGCCGGAATCGCGTCTCGCCGAGGCCGTCGTGTCGCCTCTGGTTCAGCATGGAACCGAAGCTTTCTTGGCCGAACTCGACAAGGTGACGGTGGAGGACCTGTGCCAGAAGGCACAGGCGGAAGGCGTGGTCGAAACGGCCTCTCCCATCGATTTCACGATATGA
- a CDS encoding argininosuccinate synthase, with protein MAEKRVNKVVLAYSGGLDTSIILKWLQTTYGCEVVTFTADLGQGEELEPARKKAELLGIKPENIFIEDLRDEFVRDYVFPMFRANAQYEGLYLLGTSIARPLIAKKQIEIAEKVGADAVSHGATGKGNDQVRFELGYYALKPDVTVIAPWREWDLRSREQLIAFAEQHQIPIAKDKRGEAPFSVDANLLHASSEGKVLEDPALEVPDYVYSRTDGPESAPDKPTVIKIAFEKGDPVAIDGKKLGPADLLAKLNELGKINGIGRLDLVENRFVGMKSRGMYETPGGTILHLAHRGIESITLDRGAAHLKDELMPKYAELIYNGFWFSPEREMLQALIDKSQEFVTGEVTLKLYKGGVHLIGRQSPYTLYDQDLVTFEEGAVAYDHRDAAGFIKLNALRLRTLAQRKKKLGL; from the coding sequence ATGGCTGAGAAGCGCGTGAACAAGGTCGTGCTCGCCTATTCCGGCGGCCTCGACACCTCCATCATCCTCAAGTGGCTGCAGACCACCTATGGCTGCGAGGTGGTCACCTTCACGGCCGATCTCGGCCAGGGCGAGGAGCTGGAGCCGGCGCGCAAGAAGGCCGAGCTGCTCGGCATCAAGCCGGAGAACATCTTCATCGAGGACCTGCGCGACGAGTTCGTACGCGACTACGTGTTCCCGATGTTCCGCGCCAACGCGCAGTACGAGGGCCTGTACCTGCTGGGCACCTCGATCGCCCGGCCGCTGATCGCCAAGAAGCAGATCGAGATCGCCGAGAAGGTGGGCGCCGACGCCGTCTCCCACGGGGCGACCGGCAAGGGCAACGACCAGGTGCGCTTCGAGCTCGGCTATTATGCCCTGAAGCCCGACGTGACCGTGATCGCCCCCTGGCGCGAATGGGACCTGCGCTCCCGCGAGCAGCTCATCGCGTTCGCCGAGCAGCACCAGATTCCGATCGCCAAGGACAAGCGCGGCGAGGCCCCGTTCTCCGTCGACGCCAACCTCCTGCATGCCTCCTCAGAGGGCAAGGTGCTGGAGGATCCGGCCCTGGAAGTCCCGGACTACGTCTATTCCCGCACCGACGGCCCCGAGAGTGCGCCCGACAAGCCGACCGTGATCAAGATCGCCTTCGAGAAGGGCGACCCGGTCGCCATCGACGGCAAGAAGCTCGGCCCCGCCGACCTGCTGGCGAAGCTCAACGAGCTGGGCAAGATCAACGGCATCGGCCGCCTCGACCTGGTGGAGAACCGCTTCGTCGGCATGAAGAGCCGCGGCATGTACGAGACCCCCGGCGGCACGATCCTTCACCTCGCCCATCGCGGCATCGAGTCGATCACGCTAGATCGCGGCGCGGCGCACCTGAAGGACGAGCTGATGCCGAAATACGCCGAGCTCATCTATAACGGGTTCTGGTTCTCGCCGGAGCGCGAGATGCTCCAGGCGCTTATCGACAAGTCCCAGGAATTCGTCACCGGCGAAGTGACGCTGAAGCTCTACAAGGGCGGCGTCCACCTCATCGGCCGCCAGAGCCCCTACACGCTCTACGACCAGGACCTCGTCACCTTCGAGGAAGGCGCCGTCGCCTACGACCACCGCGACGCCGCCGGCTTCATCAAGCTCAACGCCCTGCGCCTGCGCACGCTGGCCCAGCGCAAGAAGAAGCTGGGACTGTAA
- a CDS encoding PAS domain-containing sensor histidine kinase, whose translation MHRKFAPGLDFLSGGGEMGALMRAHDWSTSPLGRPEDWPQSLRTVVSLMLTSKFPMFVAWGPRLAFLYNDGYRPIFGAKHPHALGLPFVDVWSEIWSDIEPLVTKALAGEATYHEDMHLVMERNGYPEDTWYTFSYSPVRDETGGIGGMFCACTETTQEVKSRASLKAEQDRLRELFRQAPGFMAMLSGRDHVFELANDAYLQLVGHRRDILGKTVRDVLPEIEGQGFFELLDKVYATGEPFVGRSLRVRLQREPGSSVEDRFVDLVYQPITDRTGDVTGIFAEGYDVTERVQAEESLRESEARFRNLADNAPVMIWVTEPDGSSSYLSRSWYEFTGQTPETGLGFGWLDAVHPEDRDWSGKVFLEANAKREAFRLEYRLRRVDGTYRWAIDAAAPRFGEDGAFLGYVGSVLDITDRKRIEEHRELLINELNHRVKNTLAIVQSMAAQSLRQLDDESRHKFQAFEDRLFALARAHDVLTRENWEGAELREIIDEVVEPYLRQKTKHFEIEGEHLRLIPRTALAIAMAIHELATNAAKYGALSVPSGCVVITWTLAPGAEPRLVLRWQEKGGPPVTAPTRRGFGTRLIERSLSTDVGGDVQLTYAPTGVVCEMDIPLIDATDAQERASSH comes from the coding sequence ATGCATCGTAAGTTCGCTCCCGGCCTCGATTTCCTGAGCGGGGGCGGTGAAATGGGTGCGCTCATGCGCGCCCACGACTGGTCCACGTCGCCGCTCGGTCGTCCGGAAGACTGGCCGCAGAGCCTGCGAACCGTGGTGAGCCTGATGCTTACCTCCAAGTTCCCCATGTTCGTCGCCTGGGGTCCTCGGCTCGCCTTCCTTTACAACGATGGTTATCGGCCGATCTTCGGCGCGAAGCACCCGCATGCCCTCGGACTTCCCTTCGTGGATGTCTGGTCGGAGATCTGGTCCGATATCGAGCCCCTGGTGACGAAGGCGCTGGCCGGGGAGGCGACCTATCACGAGGACATGCACCTCGTGATGGAGCGCAACGGCTATCCGGAAGACACGTGGTACACCTTCTCCTACTCGCCCGTACGCGACGAAACGGGAGGCATCGGCGGCATGTTCTGTGCCTGCACGGAAACGACCCAGGAGGTGAAATCCCGGGCGTCGCTGAAAGCGGAGCAGGACCGGCTTCGCGAACTCTTCCGGCAGGCTCCCGGTTTCATGGCGATGCTGAGCGGCCGTGATCATGTCTTCGAGCTGGCGAACGACGCCTATCTCCAGCTCGTGGGACACCGCCGGGACATTCTGGGAAAGACCGTCAGGGACGTCCTGCCCGAGATCGAGGGCCAAGGATTCTTCGAGCTGCTCGATAAGGTCTATGCGACGGGCGAACCCTTCGTCGGGCGCAGCCTCCGGGTCAGGCTTCAGCGGGAACCGGGGAGTAGCGTTGAAGACCGGTTCGTCGACCTCGTCTACCAGCCGATCACGGACCGCACGGGCGATGTCACCGGCATCTTCGCCGAGGGCTACGACGTCACCGAGCGGGTCCAGGCGGAGGAGAGCCTGCGCGAGAGCGAAGCGCGGTTCCGCAACCTCGCCGACAATGCTCCCGTCATGATCTGGGTGACGGAGCCGGACGGAAGCAGTTCCTACCTGTCCCGTTCCTGGTACGAATTCACCGGACAGACGCCGGAGACAGGTCTCGGCTTCGGCTGGCTGGACGCCGTCCACCCCGAGGATCGCGATTGGTCGGGCAAGGTGTTCCTGGAGGCCAACGCCAAGCGGGAGGCCTTCCGGCTGGAGTACCGGCTGCGCCGCGTGGACGGGACCTACCGGTGGGCCATCGATGCGGCTGCGCCGCGCTTCGGCGAAGACGGCGCCTTCCTCGGCTATGTCGGATCGGTGCTCGACATCACCGACCGCAAGCGGATCGAGGAGCACCGCGAGCTTCTGATCAACGAGCTGAACCACCGGGTGAAGAACACGCTGGCCATCGTTCAGTCGATGGCGGCCCAAAGCCTTCGGCAGCTGGACGACGAGAGCCGGCACAAGTTCCAGGCCTTCGAGGATCGCCTGTTCGCCCTGGCGCGCGCCCATGACGTTCTCACGCGCGAGAACTGGGAAGGCGCCGAACTGCGAGAGATCATCGACGAGGTGGTCGAGCCCTATCTTCGGCAGAAGACGAAACATTTCGAGATCGAGGGCGAGCACCTTCGCCTCATCCCGCGGACGGCTCTCGCCATCGCGATGGCCATCCACGAACTTGCGACGAACGCCGCGAAATACGGCGCGCTCTCCGTGCCATCAGGATGCGTCGTCATCACCTGGACGCTCGCGCCGGGCGCCGAGCCGCGTCTGGTATTGAGATGGCAGGAAAAGGGCGGCCCGCCCGTGACCGCACCGACCCGCCGGGGGTTCGGCACGCGGCTGATCGAGCGAAGCCTGTCGACCGATGTCGGCGGCGATGTTCAGCTGACCTACGCACCCACCGGAGTCGTGTGCGAGATGGACATTCCGCTGATTGATGCGACCGATGCGCAGGAACGGGCTTCATCGCATTGA
- a CDS encoding 2-hydroxychromene-2-carboxylate isomerase: protein MIRQPQLEFWYEFASTYSYLAAMRIEKAAAEAGVVLLWRPFLLGPVFKAQGLETSPFALYPVKGRYMWRDMEREAARLGLPFYRPKTFPQNGFLAARIALIGVEPGWTPAFTKAVYTAEFGEGRDIADPAVLASILTDLGLEPETVLSEAEGEANKTRLRRMGDEVQSRGLFGAPTFFTEDGEMFWGNDRLEQALGWAVAQARRSDWPV, encoded by the coding sequence ATGATCCGCCAGCCGCAGCTCGAATTCTGGTACGAATTCGCCTCCACCTATTCCTATCTCGCGGCCATGCGCATCGAGAAGGCCGCCGCGGAGGCGGGCGTCGTGCTCCTGTGGCGGCCGTTCCTGCTCGGCCCGGTCTTCAAGGCCCAGGGGCTGGAGACCTCGCCCTTCGCGCTCTATCCGGTCAAGGGACGCTACATGTGGCGCGACATGGAGCGCGAGGCGGCCCGGCTCGGACTGCCCTTCTACCGTCCGAAGACCTTTCCGCAGAACGGCTTCCTCGCGGCGCGCATTGCGCTCATCGGCGTCGAGCCCGGCTGGACCCCGGCCTTCACCAAGGCCGTCTACACGGCCGAGTTCGGCGAAGGCCGCGACATCGCCGATCCGGCCGTGCTGGCTTCCATCCTGACGGACCTGGGACTCGAGCCCGAGACCGTGCTCTCCGAGGCGGAGGGAGAGGCGAACAAGACGCGCCTGCGACGGATGGGCGACGAGGTGCAGTCCCGAGGCCTCTTCGGCGCACCCACCTTCTTCACCGAGGACGGGGAGATGTTCTGGGGCAACGACCGGCTCGAGCAGGCGCTCGGCTGGGCGGTCGCTCAGGCCCGGCGCTCGGACTGGCCGGTTTGA
- the coaBC gene encoding bifunctional phosphopantothenoylcysteine decarboxylase/phosphopantothenate--cysteine ligase CoaBC produces MTALSGKRILLVIGGGIAAYKSLDLIRRLRERGASVRCVLTHGAQQFITPLAASALTGQRSHTDLFDREDEADIGHIRLARDADLVVVAPATANLMAKMAGGHADDLASTMLLATTLPILIAPAMNVRMWLHPATGRNLKTLRADGVHVVGPNDGAMAEAEFGPGRMAEPLEIAAAAERLLVRTGPLAGKHVIVTSGPTHEPIDPVRYIANRSSGKQGHAIAKAAAEAGARVTLISGPVMLPDPSGVTTVHVESAREMLQAVEKALPADIGIFAAAVADWRVANAGEQKIKKKDGALPNLSLTENPDILATISHRTENRPPLMVGFAAETEHVIEHARQKLARKGCDLIVANDVSSAGGVMGGDSNTVHLVTASGVETWPTLAKSDVAARLVERLGTLMGDAKP; encoded by the coding sequence GAGCGCGGCGCCTCTGTCCGCTGCGTTCTCACCCATGGCGCGCAGCAATTCATCACGCCGCTCGCGGCTTCCGCGCTGACTGGCCAACGCTCGCACACCGATCTGTTCGACCGCGAGGACGAGGCCGATATCGGCCATATCCGCCTCGCCCGCGACGCGGACCTCGTGGTCGTAGCGCCGGCGACTGCCAATCTCATGGCCAAGATGGCGGGCGGCCATGCGGACGATCTCGCCTCCACGATGCTGCTCGCCACCACGCTGCCGATCCTGATCGCGCCGGCCATGAACGTGCGCATGTGGCTGCATCCGGCGACAGGGCGGAATCTGAAAACGCTTCGGGCCGACGGCGTTCATGTGGTCGGGCCCAACGACGGCGCCATGGCGGAGGCGGAGTTCGGTCCCGGGCGCATGGCCGAACCGCTGGAGATCGCGGCGGCGGCCGAACGCCTGCTCGTGCGGACCGGGCCTCTCGCCGGCAAGCACGTGATCGTCACCTCCGGCCCGACGCACGAGCCCATCGATCCGGTGCGCTACATCGCCAACCGCTCCTCCGGCAAGCAGGGCCATGCCATCGCGAAGGCCGCCGCCGAGGCCGGTGCGCGCGTGACGCTGATCTCAGGTCCCGTGATGCTGCCGGATCCGTCAGGCGTGACGACCGTGCACGTGGAAAGCGCCCGCGAGATGCTGCAGGCCGTGGAGAAGGCCCTCCCGGCCGATATCGGGATCTTCGCCGCCGCCGTCGCCGACTGGCGTGTGGCCAATGCGGGCGAGCAGAAGATCAAGAAGAAGGACGGCGCCCTGCCGAACCTGTCGTTGACGGAAAACCCCGACATTCTCGCCACCATCTCACATCGGACCGAGAACCGCCCGCCGCTCATGGTAGGCTTCGCGGCCGAGACCGAGCACGTGATCGAGCACGCCCGGCAAAAGCTCGCCAGGAAAGGCTGCGATCTCATCGTCGCCAACGACGTGTCCAGCGCGGGTGGCGTCATGGGCGGCGACAGCAACACGGTGCATCTCGTGACCGCCTCGGGCGTGGAGACCTGGCCGACCCTGGCGAAGTCCGATGTCGCAGCGAGGCTCGTCGAGCGTCTGGGCACCCTGATGGGAGACGCAAAGCCATGA
- the dut gene encoding dUTP diphosphatase has product MSRRLPIQRLAHAADLPLPRYETAGAAGMDLIAANPADAPIVLQPMQRALVPTGLVFQLETGFEAQVRPRSGLAFKHGVTVLNAPGTIDADYRGEVQVLLVNLGSEPFTVSRGMRIAQMVIASVTVVEPVEVGEVDETGRAAGGFGSTGLG; this is encoded by the coding sequence ATGAGTCGCCGTCTGCCGATTCAGCGTCTCGCCCATGCGGCCGATCTGCCGCTGCCGCGCTATGAGACGGCGGGCGCTGCCGGCATGGATCTCATCGCGGCCAATCCGGCCGACGCGCCGATCGTCCTGCAGCCGATGCAGCGTGCGCTCGTTCCCACCGGCCTCGTATTCCAGCTCGAGACCGGCTTCGAGGCGCAGGTGCGTCCCCGCTCGGGCCTCGCCTTCAAGCATGGCGTCACCGTGCTCAATGCGCCCGGCACCATCGACGCGGATTATCGCGGCGAGGTGCAGGTGCTTCTCGTCAATCTCGGTTCGGAGCCCTTCACCGTCTCGCGCGGCATGCGCATCGCCCAAATGGTGATCGCATCGGTCACCGTGGTAGAACCCGTCGAGGTGGGGGAGGTCGACGAGACCGGCCGGGCCGCGGGCGGCTTCGGCTCGACGGGGCTGGGATAA
- the cysK gene encoding cysteine synthase A translates to MADTVNISDTKPGRGRIYGSITETIGNTPLVRLNRLPKERGIEAEILVKLEFFNPISSVKDRIGVSMIEAMEAAGKINPDTTLIEPTSGNTGIALAFVAAARGYRLILVMPETMSIERRKMLAYLGAELVLTPGPMGMKGAVAKAEELLNEIPNSVIPQQFKNPANPEIHRRTTAEEIWNDTNGQLDAFVAAVGTGGTITGVAQVIKPRLAGMKVIAVEPEDSPVLSGGQPGPHKIQGIGAGFVPDVLDRSLIDEVVTVGNQTAFDTARRLARLEGIPGGISTGANVAAALEVAARPEFKGKRIVTVAPSFAERYLSTALFEGL, encoded by the coding sequence ATGGCTGACACCGTCAACATATCGGACACCAAGCCAGGGCGCGGCCGCATCTACGGCTCCATCACCGAGACGATCGGCAATACCCCGCTCGTGCGCCTGAACCGGCTGCCCAAGGAGCGCGGGATCGAGGCCGAGATCCTCGTGAAGCTCGAGTTCTTCAACCCGATTTCAAGCGTGAAGGACCGTATCGGCGTCAGCATGATCGAGGCCATGGAGGCGGCCGGGAAGATCAATCCGGACACGACCCTGATCGAACCGACCTCCGGCAATACCGGCATCGCACTCGCCTTCGTGGCGGCGGCGCGCGGCTACAGGTTGATCCTGGTGATGCCCGAGACCATGTCGATCGAGCGTCGCAAGATGCTGGCCTATCTCGGGGCGGAACTCGTGCTCACCCCCGGCCCCATGGGCATGAAGGGCGCCGTCGCCAAGGCCGAGGAACTTCTCAACGAGATTCCCAATTCGGTCATCCCGCAACAGTTCAAGAACCCGGCCAATCCGGAGATCCACCGCAGGACCACGGCGGAGGAGATCTGGAACGACACCAATGGCCAGCTCGACGCCTTCGTGGCGGCCGTGGGCACCGGCGGTACCATCACGGGCGTCGCCCAGGTGATCAAGCCGCGCTTAGCCGGCATGAAGGTGATCGCCGTGGAGCCGGAGGATTCTCCGGTCCTCTCCGGCGGCCAGCCCGGCCCTCACAAGATCCAGGGCATCGGTGCGGGATTCGTCCCGGACGTGCTCGATCGCTCGCTCATCGACGAGGTGGTGACCGTGGGCAATCAGACGGCCTTCGACACGGCGCGCAGGCTCGCCCGTCTCGAAGGCATTCCGGGCGGGATCTCGACCGGCGCCAACGTGGCGGCGGCGCTCGAAGTCGCCGCGCGGCCCGAGTTCAAGGGCAAGCGCATCGTCACCGTCGCGCCCTCCTTCGCCGAGCGCTATCTCTCGACGGCCTTGTTCGAAGGGCTCTGA
- the typA gene encoding translational GTPase TypA: MKLRNIAIIAHVDHGKTTLVDKLLQQSGSFRENQRVEERAMDSNDLEKERGITILAKATSVVWKDTRINIVDTPGHADFGGEVERILSMVDGAIVLVDAAEGPMPQTKFVVSKALKIGLRPIVAINKIDRPDARHQEVINEVFDLFAALDATDEQLDFPILYGSGRNGWMAKSPEGPSDQGLAPLFDLVLDHVPPAKTEEGPFRMLGTLLEANPFLGRIVTGRIASGTVKPNQSIKVLDREGNVVETGRVSKILAFRGLERQPIEVGEAGDIVSIAGLVKGSVADTFCAPENDTPIQAQPIDPPTVTMSFIVNDSPLAGTEGDKVTSRMIRDRLFKEAEGNVTLKIEEAADKDSFYVSGRGELQLAILIETMRREGFELAVSRPRVVFEKDENGQLLEPIEEVVIDVDEEHSGVVVQKMSERRAEMVEMKPSGGNRQRLVFYAPTRGLIGYQSELLTDTRGTAIMNRLFHAYEPYKGEIAGRRNGVLISNDAGEAVAYALWNLEDRGPMMIEPGWKVYQGMIVGEHNRENDLEVNVLKGKKLTNIRTTSKDEAVRLTPPIRMTLERSLAWIEDDELVEVTPKSIRIRKAILDPNDRKRAEKQKEALSA, translated from the coding sequence ATGAAACTACGCAATATCGCCATCATTGCCCACGTCGACCACGGCAAGACGACCCTCGTCGACAAGCTCCTCCAGCAGTCGGGCAGCTTCCGTGAGAACCAGCGCGTGGAAGAGCGCGCCATGGATTCGAACGACCTGGAAAAGGAGCGCGGCATCACGATTCTCGCCAAGGCCACCTCGGTGGTCTGGAAGGATACCCGCATCAACATCGTCGATACGCCGGGCCACGCCGATTTCGGCGGCGAGGTGGAGCGCATCCTGAGCATGGTCGACGGCGCCATCGTGCTCGTGGACGCGGCCGAAGGCCCGATGCCCCAGACCAAGTTCGTGGTCTCAAAGGCCCTCAAGATCGGCCTTCGCCCCATCGTGGCCATCAACAAGATCGACCGTCCCGATGCCCGCCACCAGGAGGTCATCAACGAGGTGTTCGACCTGTTCGCGGCGCTCGACGCCACCGACGAGCAGCTCGACTTCCCGATCCTCTACGGATCCGGCCGCAACGGCTGGATGGCGAAGTCGCCGGAAGGCCCGAGCGACCAGGGCCTTGCCCCGCTCTTCGACCTCGTGCTCGATCACGTGCCCCCGGCGAAGACCGAGGAAGGCCCGTTCCGCATGCTCGGCACCCTGCTCGAGGCCAACCCCTTCCTGGGCCGCATCGTCACCGGCCGCATCGCTTCGGGCACGGTGAAGCCGAACCAGTCGATCAAGGTGCTCGACCGTGAAGGCAACGTGGTCGAGACCGGCCGCGTGTCCAAGATCCTGGCCTTCCGTGGTCTGGAGCGTCAGCCGATCGAGGTCGGCGAGGCCGGCGACATCGTGTCCATCGCGGGCCTCGTGAAGGGCTCGGTGGCCGACACCTTCTGCGCGCCCGAGAACGACACCCCGATCCAGGCGCAGCCCATCGATCCGCCGACCGTGACCATGTCGTTCATCGTCAACGACTCACCGCTCGCGGGCACCGAGGGCGACAAGGTGACGAGCCGCATGATCCGCGACCGCCTGTTCAAGGAAGCGGAAGGCAACGTGACCCTCAAGATCGAGGAAGCGGCCGACAAGGATTCGTTCTACGTCTCCGGCCGTGGCGAATTGCAGCTCGCGATCCTCATCGAGACCATGCGCCGCGAAGGCTTCGAGCTCGCCGTGTCGCGTCCCCGCGTGGTGTTCGAGAAGGACGAGAACGGCCAGCTCCTCGAGCCGATCGAGGAAGTGGTCATCGACGTGGACGAGGAGCATTCCGGCGTCGTCGTGCAGAAGATGTCCGAGCGCCGCGCCGAGATGGTCGAGATGAAGCCGTCGGGCGGCAACCGCCAGCGCCTCGTGTTCTACGCTCCGACCCGCGGCCTCATCGGCTACCAGAGCGAGCTTCTGACCGACACGCGCGGCACCGCCATCATGAACCGCCTGTTCCACGCCTACGAGCCCTACAAGGGTGAGATCGCGGGACGGCGCAACGGCGTGCTGATCTCCAACGACGCGGGCGAGGCCGTGGCCTACGCCCTGTGGAACCTGGAAGATCGCGGCCCGATGATGATCGAGCCCGGCTGGAAGGTGTATCAGGGCATGATCGTCGGCGAGCACAACCGCGAGAACGATCTCGAAGTGAACGTGCTGAAGGGCAAGAAGCTCACCAACATCCGCACGACCTCGAAGGATGAAGCCGTGCGCCTGACGCCGCCGATCCGCATGACCCTCGAGCGATCGCTCGCCTGGATCGAGGACGACGAGCTCGTCGAGGTGACGCCGAAGTCGATCCGCATCCGCAAGGCGATCCTCGACCCGAACGACCGCAAGCGCGCCGAGAAGCAGAAGGAAGCGCTGAGCGCTTAA
- a CDS encoding MFS transporter codes for MLMKNSAADQKGRLKSILGGSAGNMVEWYDWYVYSAFTLYFAPIFFPKGDQTAQLLNAAAVFAVGFLMRPIGAWIMGIYADRKGRKAGLTLSVTLMCTGSLMIAVTPGYDSIGVFAPIVLVLARLLQGISVGGEYGASATYLSEMAGKSRRGFFSSFQYVTLISGQLLALAVLLILQQVMSEQSLEAWGWRIPFAIGGVLAVIVFYLRRGLAETESYKNAQGAQDKDATAPRSSGLALFTKYPREAFTVIALTAGGTLAFYAYTTYLQKFLVNTSGFSREAASQITAAALFVFMVIQPAAGALSDRIGRKPLMVGFGVLGVLFTYLIFSTLAGTKDPYTAFALCLAALVIVTGYTSINAVVKAEMFPAHIRALGVALPYAIANTVFGGTAEYVALWFKQAGIEYGFFWYVTVMVGLSLIVYLRMKDTRQHSLIHED; via the coding sequence ATGTTGATGAAGAACAGTGCCGCCGACCAGAAAGGCCGCCTGAAGTCGATCCTCGGCGGATCGGCCGGCAACATGGTCGAGTGGTACGATTGGTACGTCTACTCTGCCTTCACCCTCTATTTCGCCCCCATCTTCTTTCCCAAGGGCGACCAGACCGCCCAGCTCCTGAACGCCGCCGCGGTCTTCGCGGTCGGCTTCCTCATGCGCCCGATCGGTGCCTGGATCATGGGCATCTATGCGGACCGCAAGGGCCGCAAGGCCGGCCTGACCCTGTCCGTGACGCTGATGTGCACGGGCTCGCTCATGATCGCCGTCACGCCGGGCTATGACAGCATCGGGGTGTTCGCCCCGATCGTCCTCGTCCTGGCGCGCCTGCTCCAGGGAATCAGCGTCGGCGGCGAGTACGGCGCCAGCGCCACGTACTTGAGCGAGATGGCGGGCAAGAGCCGCCGCGGCTTCTTCTCCAGCTTCCAGTACGTCACCCTGATCTCGGGCCAGCTCCTGGCGCTCGCCGTGCTGCTGATCCTGCAGCAGGTCATGTCCGAGCAGAGCCTCGAAGCTTGGGGCTGGCGGATTCCGTTCGCCATCGGCGGCGTGCTCGCGGTGATCGTGTTCTATCTCCGCCGCGGCCTCGCCGAGACGGAATCCTACAAGAACGCCCAAGGCGCCCAGGACAAGGACGCGACGGCGCCCCGCTCCAGCGGCCTCGCGCTCTTCACCAAGTATCCGCGCGAGGCCTTCACGGTGATCGCGCTGACCGCCGGCGGCACGCTCGCCTTCTATGCCTACACCACCTACCTGCAGAAGTTCCTGGTCAACACCTCGGGCTTCTCCCGCGAGGCGGCGAGCCAGATCACGGCGGCGGCCCTGTTCGTGTTCATGGTGATCCAGCCGGCGGCGGGCGCCCTGTCCGACAGGATCGGCCGCAAGCCCCTGATGGTGGGCTTCGGTGTCCTCGGCGTGCTGTTCACCTACCTGATCTTCTCGACGCTCGCCGGCACGAAGGACCCCTATACGGCCTTCGCCCTGTGCCTCGCGGCGCTCGTGATCGTCACCGGCTACACGTCGATCAACGCCGTGGTGAAGGCCGAGATGTTCCCGGCCCATATCCGGGCCCTGGGGGTGGCGCTTCCCTATGCCATCGCCAACACGGTCTTCGGCGGCACCGCCGAATACGTGGCGCTCTGGTTCAAGCAGGCCGGGATCGAATACGGCTTCTTCTGGTACGTGACCGTCATGGTCGGCCTGTCCCTCATCGTCTACCTGCGCATGAAGGACACCCGCCAGCACAGCCTGATCCACGAGGATTAA